The nucleotide window AGATATTTTTATGGTTCTTTTACTCTTaagatattttttaagtttaaatatgTCTCTCTTGTTAAGGCATGTATTTGAAATCTTCttcatttataaaaatgaatGGAAACTTGCATTATGAAATAGATACATACAAAAAATTTGGCAGTGAACCATATCATTAAATGGATCTTACCATCATTAATTATCTTCAATATTTTTGTGTCTTTATCTTTTGAAATAGAGAAAATAGATAAGACTTTAAATGAAGAGATCTTAACTCAATGGCATGGAAGTAGTTCGGACCGTTTGATAGAAGCATATGACCTAACTTATTTAAGGTTTAGCCCGGTTCGTTTAATTACAAGGACAGAATTATATTGAAGAGCTTATTTTCTTCTCCTAAAAAATATAGTACTGGTCATTTTGTTTCTTGAATATGTAAAGAGTAATAGCAATAATctatcaatgtttttttttttgacaaaaacaaaacgatattcattcattcaaatcgatagagtGCATCAGATATAaaatcgctaaaaacgtaaagggtgaatttgcgaacaaactcacagaaaccaagttaatagcatacagcagaaaaatgcctacaaataatatgataaaacctaagTCACCGACATACACATGCTTCCGGatttgcaacgttgacgcctaaatcattggttgaatttgtaattgagtGATGTAGATATTCCAATAGGAACTAAACAAACACCGCgacaagacgcgaaatcaaacgtcgcccaagacgacgaacaacaaaacgccgcacttagacgacgaaatcacaaaaacacaaaagaagaaacttgatagatgtgaaaaccacttatttagattggaAGAAAAAGGGGAACAAAatgtagaggggtgattctaggtcaaaaaaataatctaaaaccacccctcctcGATGAACGAAAGAGAAAGcaagtttagagagaagttggagcttctctctctaaaaacctAAGAGAATCCAGATAGACTGTGCTTCTATTTGCTTATTGACTCTTTAACATAGGGATATGAGAGTGAGTATTTATAGGGattgatatgataatattaatgaaacattttaatGCAAGAGAGTATTTTGACTAAGATAATGCATaatcaatgactattttataaaaatgactATTACCCCTAAAAAATAGTCTATTTACTTGTAGATTGAACTTTTTAGAAAGCCTAATAGGCCACCCTATTTGTTGTCATATATACCATTAGGTGAAAACAACTCTAACATTAATCGACAATTAACTACTTTTTGTTTCGACAACTTTACCCGTAACAACttgtttttgattaaatttaagtttaaatctacaacatattaaaaacaaaaaaaaaactaactaaatattttaattaaaaatatatattcaaaatcCTTAATATGaaatagaattttgggtcaataTAGACTTTTCAAAAGGTCATATCATACCTTAAAAATTGGTTTATATCGCAGATAATAGATTAGGTTCGaaccttaaaattttaaaataggtcGTACCTATTTAATCTAAAGTATAATTTAGCCTACTTCCGTCCATAGCCATAACGTATATGTCATGATATATACTTGGCTTGTTTGACCATACATTATTGCTTAGAGATTATATGATATGCATCAAAATGGTCTTTATGTTGATAGCGGAAGTTTAACTCATGAACTCACGTCATTGCGGGGTATAAGTCAACTCTTTACCAATAAGTCATAATTAATTGTCTTTTCCAATTTTGTATTTAAGGTATTGACAAGCTGTGATTAGTTGTCGATGCAGTGACATTGTATAATTTTTAATCTCTATTGTTTGGTTTTGGAgatctattttaaatttaatcgaTGCGCACCGATAATGTAAATATTTTGTACGTTTTTCGTCAATCATAATCGTtagatctttaaaaaaaattaagatttgtGATTTGTTGGTGATAAAGTGCATCAAAGTTACTCccgtttattttataattaaggTTTGGATTTACTTGATGCTTCTGCCTCATCAAGAGAAGGGAGAGGATTGTTGAGTTTGAGGCGATCGGAAGGTTGGTAAGTTTTTTGTTTCCTCCGCTTATAAACTCTCGAACAACTTTAATGCTGATAATATGGACTTGGTGTGGACTAAGATTTGGAGGCTTCATACTCCATAGAAGGTCATAAATTTTGTTTGGCTTGCTTACCATGATCGATTGTTGACAAATTTGCGTAAGAGCAAGATATTAAAGGAACCATTAGTGTCCAAATTGTGTAGATGAAGTTGAAAGCTCGATTCACATATTGTCATTTCGCAAAGGTTGTTTAGCGTGTTCTTGTTCGTCCTACCAGTGGCGGAGTTAGGATTATTATAAAGTctgggcaaaaaaaaaaattacaacacattttttttctctgcaATTTTTGAGATGTAGGTCTTTTTCACTCTCTGGGTTTGGGATAAATTGCATTTGCAGCAAATAATCAACATTCAGAGGGTTTTACttaagaaattgcaagcaaatgataaaaaaatctaaaaaaattgtccaacaaaaaatatacataagaAATTTGTAGGAGTTTATGTAAGAAATTAAGAggaatttacataaaattttgcATAAGCTATGGGCTAGAGCACGAGCAACTGCCTAGGCTAGGTGGGCCTTGGCTCCACCCATGTCATACACATCCCTTAAGTCAAGACTGGTATAACACAATCGCTCTAAGAGTTGTGAGTACATGTCACACAACTCTTCCCTGAACACGATGTATTGATTACAAGGTACCATACCCCTATACTTTCTCTCGgaattttccaaaatttgtcCCCCCTCTGGCAAATGAACCATAATTTGATGAACCCTATCTTCAAAACATGAAGTTATACACATAAGGTGTGTTTATCGCAACCTTCGTGCCACATCGAGTATTCAACAGACACATAagctttttgtttttctaacaaaatatggttaaaaaaacaacaatgtaaatgtttacaaacttaaatgactaaattgttattaaaaaaaaacttggggAAATGTTAAAAAACGCATTTAGGACACTTGCtaaagacttattttttaaaaaacctgTCATAAAAAGTGGTGTATTCAATCTTACTCAACTTTTTGAAAGTTCGAAATTTGTTATTTCCAAtaccaaattttcatttttccttttcttaacTAACATCCTTGGATCTCACTCGTTAGCGTGACTTAGACTCTTACAACATTATCTTGTCATACACCTCTAGCTTTAATGACATCACAATTAGCATGACCTAAAAACTTACCGGACTAACTTTTTTCGAAATGAATTGACATTGTATGTCGGACATTATGACCTATTTGACATTATATgtctattaattaataattttttgaagaagaaaccTTCATGTTTGGTTTTGCCCAATATTTCACTTGGGCCACACTCAAAGAAAAGCCCAAAAAAACAATGTCACAGACATTACAAACCTAAATGAAACGATGTCGTCACAATACCTTAacctaaccttctttcttattCCATCCTTACCTAAAAAACTCACAAAAGCATATTCCATCCGCCACTCTCCAACGTTCACATTAGGGTATTTTCGGAAATCCAAAATTCAGCAAGGACACTTTTGGAACATAAAAATATCTGAGACCCTATAAAAACATTGTAACCCTAGGTTTTTTCATTCTCACTCATTTCTTTCACTCTCAAATATCACTCCGTCTCTCTCTGCGGCTGAGAGTTCCCAACCCTAGATTTCGATTCAGCTGAGGTAACAACAATCTCCGATTCTTGTTTCATTGATTCGATCTATGTTTCTTTGTTGTTCAATTACATGAATTAAATGAATCTGTTTCATAATTTTGTTCGGTTAATttgcatgttttgattttgtttattgtttgagaaatttAATCATGAATGAATCGATTTATGATTGTAATATTGGATATTGAATTTGTTTGAGCTAAATTTTGTAtgagaaattttaattttgaatttaatctGATTCTGTttattgtttgagaaatttTAATTATGAATCGATATGATTTTGTAATATTTGATTAATTCTAGCTAATTTAACCGATTGTTAATCTGAAATTATAGATCTGtgtattttgttgttgaaatgatttaattttgtttgaaaagttatgagtttttgatgtttttattgtttaattatggATCTGTTAATACAGTACTGTGATTTTAATTTGGTTtcgtttatttaattaaaatggtCTTCAAATTTgagctgtgtttgtttgttgatgtgaaaatgtaatttttttgtatcTAATAACATGAGTCTGGTTTATCATGTTTCATAATTGGATCTAGATTATGTATGTTGAAAGTCTGTTCTGAATTTTGATTAACAAGTACTTTTTTGTTATTCTGATTTATTGATTACTTTTGGGGTATGACTCTTGTGTTGTTGGATTTGGTTTGATGAGATCTTGTGTGGTTAAgttgattttaaatttcatgTTAATATTGATAAGCTGAGTTGGATTATTGCTTGTCTGTTTCACTTATTATCATTTAGCTTATTACACAATGAATTAGTTGTTTGGTTAAGCATGATTTGTTTATTACAATGAAATAATTTACGAATTAGCATGATAATGACTTTTGAAACTGTCAAATGCGGTTCAATTATTTTAGTGAACATGATTCAGAAGTTTTGAAACTTTGCATGGATTTTCATTTGTTATGGTTTTTTACTGTTGATTTCTGACTTTTGTAGTTTTTATGAATTGCAGTTAAGACAACATGGGAAAAGAAAAGATTCATATCAACATTGTTGTCATTGGACATGTCGACTCtggaaaatcaacaacaactggTCACTTGATCTACAAGCTAGGAGGTATTGACAAGCGTGTGATCGAGAGATTCGAGAAGGAAGCTGCTGAGATGAACAAGAGGTCTTTCAAGTACGCATGGGTTCTTGACAAGCTTAAGGCTGAGCGTGAAAGAGGAATTACCATTGATATTGCTTTGTGGAAATTTGAGACCACCAAGTACTACTGCACAGTCATTGATGCTCCCGGACATCGTGATTTCATCAAGAACATGATTACTGGAACCTCCCAGGCTGATTGTGCTGTCCTTATCATTGACTCCACCACTGGTGGTTTTGAAGCTGGTATCTCTAAGGATGGACAGACCCGTGAGCATGCTCTTCTTGCATTTACTCTTGGAGTGAAGCAGATGATCTGTTGTTGTAACAAGGTAAACTTCTAGTGCTAGATTTGTGTGAACTTTACTATGATatgatttttatgtttgtttacagATTCTGACTTttggtttcaattttgtttcagATGGATGCTACCACCCCCAAGTACTCAAAGGCTAGGTACGATGAAATCGTGAAGGAAGTTTCATCCTACTTGAAGAAGGTTGGTTACAACCCAGACAAAATCCCATTTGTTCCAATCTCTGGTTTTGAAGGTGACAACATGATTGAGAGGTCTACCAACCTTGACTGGTACAAGGGACCAACTCTCCTTGAGGCTCTTGACCAGATCAACGAGCCCAAGAGACCCACAGACAAGCCCCTCAGGCTTCCATTGCAAGATGTTTACAAGATTGGTGGTATTGGAACTGTGCCAGTTGGACGTGTTGAGACCGGTATTGTGAAGCCCGGTATGGTTGTGACTTTTGGACCCACTGGTTTGACAACTGAAGTTAAGTCTGTTGAGATGCACCACGAGGCTCTCACTGAAGCTCTTCCAGGAGACAATGTTGGATTCAATGTTAAGAATGTTGCCGTGAAGGATCTCAAGCGTGGTTTCGTTGCATCCAACTCCAAGGATGACCCTGCAAAGGAAGCTGCCAACTTCACTTCCCAAGTCATCATCATGAACCACCCTGGACAGATTGGAAATGGATATGCACCAGTGCTCGATTGCCACACCTCTCACATTGCTGTGAAGTTTGCTGAACTTGTTACCAAGATTGACAGGCGATCTGGTAAGGAGATTGAGAAGGAGCCCAAGTTCTTGAAGAACGGTGATGCTGGTATCATTAAGATGGTTCCCACCAAGCCCATGGTGGTTGAGACCTTCGCTGAATATCCTCCTCTTGGACGTTTTGCCGTCAGGGACATGCGTCAAACTGTTGCTGTTGGTGTCATCAAGGCTGTGGAGAAGAAGGATCCCACCGGAGCCAAAGTCACCAAAGCTGCTGCCAAGAAGAAGTGATCTAACACCATGGTTACTTCATAAGTTGTTCCTTTTTAATAGTTTGTTATCTTGTCCGTGTCTTAGTTTTTTGTTATTCCAGTTTTATTTTTCCAGTTTTAGAAACTTACAGAACTGGGTTCTTGATCGGCGATGGTACCGTTTTTGGTTTTAATTGTTAAGAGTCTTGAGAACTTGAATTTCAAAGGGCAGCTTAAAGGTTTGACATCTTAATTTTGCTGCTGAGGAATGTTgtaattgcattttatttacaAGACAGTTTTGTTATGTCAAATcttatatttatctttatggttatgtttttgaatttttgttcgTAATATTTGTCCTTGATTGTGTGTTTGTGGTTCCGTGCTTGCAATTTTACTTGGAAAGATTGGCTTTCTGCAGGTTGGTTTTAGCCTGTTTAAGCTGTCATGACATGTTTGATTAGTGAATTCCAGAGAACATGCCTAATTCATGTGCAGCAGCATTTCTAGTTCTAATAAGTACTATATCTAAAATTGTCATTGGGATTTCTTTTATCAATTGAGCTCCTGACAATCACTTTTGTATGCATCATTGATAGGTCGTGTAgacattttaataatttcttacACTGTTTCTTACAATTATACCCAACCCTTTGCTTCCATTTGAAGCATCCTGCTTCAATGTTCACTAGTGTGTTTTGCATATTCATGTCTGTCATGTATCTCTCTAGTCTTGACTTGTATGCATTGAGTTTGAGTAGTTTGCAGAATTATCAATAGAAGCACCTGACAATCACTTCTGTATGCATCATTGAAATGTGATAGCCTTGGTCAATTTTGCGGACATTTTAATATTCTCTTGGAGTTGCAGCTGCATACTCAACAGTCATGATCCACTGTTTCTCACAAGCCACAATCCTTGCTTCCATTTGAGAAGCATCCTACTTCCGTTCCTATCTATCATGGATCTGTTTGGATGGAGATTGAGCAGTTTGCAGAATTATATATTCTTCTGCAAACTCAGAAATTCTCATTTCTCAAAATCGATTTATTTCTTCCTTTACAAAGCAAAGCATCCATAATATAACAATGAAAGATGTTATACAATGGCAAtcacaattattaaaaataggtagacttacttttgaaataattcatttgattgattttgatttgttgataatgcaaatgtaaTTACTTTTTGGTTACAAATGTTCCAACACGAGTCGATCaatgattttattgaaaataaaaaacatcaatcCCTTTCAACTTGTTTCCGGAGCTAATTCCAATATCAAaacttttactttttctttatcttgAACTAAATACACCAAGAACTGTTCTTTTGTTTGTGTTAGAGAAGTTTACTTTTTCTGGTAATTAAAGATGAATTCCCAACATTACATTTATGCCAGACTAACAAGATTTGGATCCCTTAAACAGAATCTTGAAATAAGTGGTTAACAAAAATCATTAGGTAAGAAAAAATGTTTGCTTTTGTTGCTAATTAAACATTGAATTGAAAGAACTTTAATTTATCAGTGATGCTATTTCTCGCGAACTGTTGTGGAACCAATCACATCTCATGTTGGCCGGCAAAAACGGGATAGTCGGGTAGTGGCTTTTCAATTGTACAGTGGTAATAAGTCTTCGTGACGTTCTCGCTGCAGTGTTTCTCGCTAGCTTAAGCATTTTCCTTAATTTATTCTGAGCTACTAAGAGCATACACATCCATAATACTTAAGGAGGATTGCTACCATTTTCCGTAAAATTCTAGCAAGAATTGGCTTGGTTgacaaatgagaaaaaaaaattaagagataaGATAAATTTAGACTAGACGTCAATGAAAATTTCTGATTTAAGTAAAATAATTggtatatttattatttgttctCAAAATGGTTGATCTTTAATTTGTTAAACGGTAAAAATAGAGCCGTTGTAATAGATACATTATGAAAAAAAAGGTTCACAAATCTGAAATATACTTGTatccatatattttttaattttacaaatttttaaatcaaaaaggCAGAAGAAAATGGGTGGCTCTGCAAGGGAACGTGAGTGAAGAAATAGCACTACGGTGCTTAATATCAAATATTCATACATACTTCTCCAAAACAATGTTCTTGATCAATGTGAAGACACTTCCATAAAGCATTGGTGTAGGTGCTCTAAGACCTCTTAAGTAAGGTCTCAAGTTCATTATTTATGATaggaaaaactttttttaaaatagttcgTTTAAAAGAGTTGATCACCGACAAGTTGGTTGATACACTTCACACCAAATATCATACAAAAAAGCATAATTAAGAACTTTGGTAGTTACCCATTtgatgaggtatttcaaaaacaaaacttgaGTTCAAATATTACTTACTACCTTTGGGTCATCTTTGTTAGGCTTACCATTTGTGAGGCAATCAAATCCACATGTTAAATTAATGGACAGTCATCTGAAGCGTCATAGATTAGATAGgcaaatttatcaaattttaagaaCCAACTCTGCATTCACATGTTCAAGCTGACATTTGTTGGGACATACTTGATGTGCATAAAGAGATGTACTTGGCATTCCATACTTCTAGTTGGAAGGATTGACCTTGCTAGTTTCCATAGGAATTCCAATTAGCACAATCCTTGATTTCTAGATAAGGATGCTTAAggattaattttctttttttcttcaataagtGGAAAAAATCACACTTGTTATGATGTCATCACATATTCATGTCAATTATCTAGTTGCATACTCTTGTTTAATGTATTCAAAATTACTTTAGTGGAAACAAAACTACATTACTCTTGTCTATCTATCTATCTGTCTAAGTCATAATGGCTGCTTATTAGGTTTtgaacccaattttttttttttttaaaaaagggttTGAATTCCAGTTGTTTGTGTGAGTTTTTAGTGTGGCTATTAAttattgtcatttcgtctaCTAAAAAACAACATTACTCTTTTACTACTATTAAAATCTCTCTGATTTTctgttaaaattataattactaTACACATACAAACACTTAACTTTTCTGTCCTCTTTTATTAAATCAAACAAATCCAAAAAGTGATCTCGATAAATTAAAGTATGATCAAaggcggagcccttcatggaTTAGAGGGTGGGTCACGGTtcaccataatttttttaaaaaaattatcgaaAATAGGTTCATTTTGCGATATTTTATCCGATTTTgcattgtttttggtttttaggATATACAAATCCCCACAAAGTGGTGTTGTCGTCcaccaaaaaaaactataggTATATTTTGGGAgactttaaataattttacaaggattttAGTTTTCGGCGGTTTCAAAAGTGACATACGTGATTTTTGTTATGCTTGTACTTGACCAGTTAGTAGAGGCTTATAGACCTTCAAATTTGCATAGGTTTCAAATTTCTCGTATATTGTCTTATCAACTAAAAATTCCCTTAGTTAACATTTgtaccataaaaaaaagtttcataatttatagtagatgtaaaatatgtaattcatttttttaaagtatccACCCTAGTTTTCTTAGTAAAACTCCACCATTTCAACTTCGTGCATAATGAttattacaactttaatttagtgtttatatattatagtttattttggTGGCCCACCTAAACTCTTTTTTCTAGATCCGCCACCGAGTATTATCACGTGAAGATTGATAAGGGTGGGATACATTCATTTAGTTTCTCAAAATTTCCTCCGCTATAAGATCATCTTATTCAAGAGACTCTTACTAGAGTTGTATCGAGTCGATTTGATTGGATTTTTAAACTAAACCGATAAAGAACGAGttgatttgatttggtttaattaaaataatattttaaaaaaataagaaatttattaaaaaaaaaaacacttgatttatatattattaaataagcACATAAgctataaagaaaaataacaatacattatgattaaaaaatacattagtTCTGCATAATTTTTGAGATTACTAATATTGTGtgaatgaaaatatataatcGTTTGGTTCGGTCTCACATGATCGATTTTGAGTGATATGAAATTGATATCCAAAACTAATAGATTTAATCTGTTTGGTTTTAATATGAACttaattgttttggattgaaTCATTTAAGTTTGTATCTAGGGCCGTCCCCGTAAAATAGGAGACTCGGTtctcattttaaaatagattcttagtaaaataaaacgtaatttttttgtgtagcttaattttattaaaaaaaaaaaatcagaataagAAAAAgttctaaacatgaaaggaattaaaaaaaattaagtgaaataggtgaaatttatctaacggtgtctttggatttgtcactcctctgttgtggaaaagggtaaaataaattgtttatgcgaagaaaaaaatgattgttgtgattctttcaataaaataactttccaaattgactgattaagtgattatacaaattatgggtggtttgataggatccgatttatgtacaaaatggagaactagagtctagaaaaaaactcaaacgtgtactaaagaaaaaaaaaggatataatatataaattttttatttaagtggggggtgagtattagatttaatttttcgttaGAGACCCGTAGCATTTGGAGGCCCCGTCTGGTTGAGCATCTTATACACCCTCAAGGTTGGGCATTTCTGTATTGTTATTAGTTTGGTTCTTATACTCCTAACTTTTGCATATTAAGCGTACTCTTTCAACCATAAATCAACTTTTGATTTGTCATAGTAACTAGTGAGAGATGAATTATTTAGTTCTTTCGCTTAATTTTTATTCCATACTACATAGTTAaagttaaaaaacaaacaatggaGGGGAGGGGCACAAATGGATGGTGACCGAGGAAAAAACGCGGTGTTGGCAAAAAACGGTCAAGAATATTAAAGAAGAATAGAAGAATGGGGTTAGGGTTAAACGTAAAATCTCATTCAAATGATTTAACATCAAGGACAACATGTATTTCCCCCCAATTAAATAGACTGGTTCTAAGAAAAAGTTGACCCTAACCTGCTCCACACTCAAGGCATACAAACACCTTGTCGCGAACATACACCTTGTCGCGAATAGCCACCGTGCTCCAATGCTTCGGCGTGATGGCACCTCTATTGACTACCTAGTTGCAATAGAGGCTAAATATAAGTGAGACTTTTACTTgtcatttttaatataatttctttcgaattttcaactacattaatcatttttttttctataatttacTACCATTTAAAAGctattgtttttgtaaaaaaatgtgGGCAAGTTAAAAATTCTACTACCATCATTTTTGAACTCGTTATTTTTTTACGTCCCAACTCATGCTAAAAGTAAAAGATGGTTGCTCAATTGGCAAAACATCGATCGATCGAAAATTATGACCCGATCCATGTTTACACAAAAAAACGATTGAAAGTTACAATCTAATTAGCTGAGGGGTCTTTGAGTAATCCAATGAGAATATTGAATAACCATTATGCTAATTGGCCAACCTGTAGATCCGACCTAATTTGACAGGTTTGGGTACAACTTTCAGTATGTTGTTCCCCACCTCTCAAAATTTTGTGTGCGAGTTTTACAACTTTGAGCATGTAGTTCCCCACCTCTCAACATTGTGTGTGTACAAGTTTTACAACTAAACTCTCTCATTTGGTCAAAAAGTTCAATGATTAAAATTTTACTAAATGAACTATGCTCATGGGAACAACAACTAAAGTCTTTCCAAAAGTAAATGAAAGGATATTTTTATGTAGATGCAGGATATGCATGAGTACCCCTCTTCtcacaatattttttgctcattcccaacACAAAATAGCctagcatgagttaactcacgcatgagAATACTCCTGCGTGAGTTAATTCACACTAGGCTATTTTGTTGGAAGTGAGAAAAAAATGTTGTGGGAAGAACAGTACTCGATATACATTACCAAGTGAATTATGCTCTTCACCCAACACTTTTCGCTCGCACCCTGCAACGTTGCCTAAATTATCCATGCgcaagttaagtcacgctgcgtgTCTTAACTTGCGCACGTTGTATATTAAAGGAACTTTGTTGAATgcttgaatgaatgatgaaaaatgtttgCTTGAATGAATGTTTGAAAGAAGGATTGAAAAAATAGGGAAAATAGAGGTTTCTGCCTCTTCTGTTTGTATGCACAGACtgtgtgtgagttaactcacgcatgtgCTAATggttgcgtgagttaactcacacagtGTTTTACACTTGCGCGCTGTAAGTTGCGcaacgttagttaactaacacaTAATTTTacacttgcgtgagttaactagcGCAAGGGTAAATTTAGAACGGCTGCAGGGCGCGAGCAAAATGTACTGGATGAAGAGCATAATTCTTGCCAAGTATAGATGATGTATTTCATTTGGGCCACACTCTAGGGAAAGCCCAACCCATGTGATCAATTTCACAAACCTAAAACAAATCCAAGGGTACTTTCGGAATATGAAACTATCTAGGTCACTATAAAATTCttacaaccctaatttcttcaTTCTCTCACACTTCACTTGTTCCTTTATCACTCAGTCTCTCTCTGCGGCTGAGGATCCGAACGAGTAACAACCTTACATTTCGTTTCAGCTGAGGTATCATCCTTTGATTCCTTTCTCTTTGATTCGATCTATCTTTATTTGTTGTTcaataatatgaattaaatgatgctttttaatgattttgttcggttcttttgtttaattttcatgtttttattttgtttcaagtttgaatttttttttattgatgttcGTTTATGTGGTTAAAAGGGTCTTCGTTTTTATTGTTGGTTTGAGTTTTTGTTGTGATTATTTGTCAATCCTTCAATTAGTGTCATGTTGTTCTTTGATATGTTGTAATatgatttattgtttttgtttcatgATTTCATGATGTTGTTAATTAATTGGATCTAATTGATATGATGTTAGTCTTATATGTATGTTTTAACatgatttattgttttttgattAATGATTTTATGACGATTTTTGAAATTGGATCTAGTTGATATGTTTAATAACAACGTTGTATGTtgtatttgttttgttgttaatgATTTGGTTAAACTGTTTGATTGTATCTTTATTTGTTAAGCTGATTTTGAACATGATGATTTGGTTAATCTGTTTGATTAGATCTTAACTGGTaaagctgatttttttttcttgaataaaCTGGTTAAGCTGATTTTGAACTTGATGATTTGGTTAAGCTGATTTTGAACTTGATGATTTGGTTAATCTGTTTGTTTAGATCTTAATTGGTTAAGCTGATTTTAAG belongs to Medicago truncatula cultivar Jemalong A17 chromosome 6, MtrunA17r5.0-ANR, whole genome shotgun sequence and includes:
- the LOC11422538 gene encoding elongation factor 1-alpha, with the translated sequence MGKEKIHINIVVIGHVDSGKSTTTGHLIYKLGGIDKRVIERFEKEAAEMNKRSFKYAWVLDKLKAERERGITIDIALWKFETTKYYCTVIDAPGHRDFIKNMITGTSQADCAVLIIDSTTGGFEAGISKDGQTREHALLAFTLGVKQMICCCNKMDATTPKYSKARYDEIVKEVSSYLKKVGYNPDKIPFVPISGFEGDNMIERSTNLDWYKGPTLLEALDQINEPKRPTDKPLRLPLQDVYKIGGIGTVPVGRVETGIVKPGMVVTFGPTGLTTEVKSVEMHHEALTEALPGDNVGFNVKNVAVKDLKRGFVASNSKDDPAKEAANFTSQVIIMNHPGQIGNGYAPVLDCHTSHIAVKFAELVTKIDRRSGKEIEKEPKFLKNGDAGIIKMVPTKPMVVETFAEYPPLGRFAVRDMRQTVAVGVIKAVEKKDPTGAKVTKAAAKKK